From a single Brettanomyces bruxellensis chromosome 5, complete sequence genomic region:
- the MAP2 gene encoding Methionine aminopeptidase 2 (MEROPS:MER0001728), with translation MSEQAVEKTEAKLEKLDINEQKPEKSAESAKAQDGAGEHKKRRKRKNHHKKKAVRGISKIFPEGVYPAGEWQDYTGSEENLKRKTDEEKRYLDNKDNAKWNDFRKAAEIHRRVRKYAKNTIKPGMTMIEVCETIENAVRKFCETENSLQAGMGFPCGVSLNNCAAHYTPNAGDKTVLDYNDVMKVDFGVHVNGCIIDCAFTQTFNPRYDPLKEAVKEATNAGIDAAGIDVRLTDIGEAVEEVMESHEVELDGHTYPIKCIRNLNGHNILPYRIHGGVSIPIVKNGDNTKLEEGQTIAIETFGSTGKGYVDYTNGEVSHYMKNAEPPANAPIRLARARQLLHTINKNFGTIPFCRRYLDRLGEDKYLLALRQLVKVGLVTEHPPLYDSRGSYSAQFEHTLLLHPTRKEVVSRGDDY, from the coding sequence ATGAGTGAACAAGCAGTGGAAAAAACAGAGGCCAAGCTTGAAAAGCTTGACATTAACGAGCAGAAACCGGAGAAATCGGCAGAGAGTGCCAAAGCTCAAGATGGTGCTGGAGAgcataagaaaagaagaaagagaaagaaccACCACAAGAAGAAGGCAGTGAGAGGAATTTCCAAGATTTTCCCAGAGGGTGTTTATCCCGCCGGAGAGTGGCAGGACTACACGGGAAGTGAGGAGAACttgaagagaaagacaGATGAGGAGAAGAGATACCTCGATAACAAGGACAATGCCAAGTGGAACGACTTCAGAAAGGCAGCCGAGATCCACAGGCGTGTCAGAAAATACGCCAAGAACACGATCAAGCCGGGAATGACGATGATTGAGGTTTGCGAGACGATTGAAAATGCCGTGAGGAAGTTTTGCGAAACTGAGAATTCCTTACAAGCAGGCATGGGATTCCCATGCGGAGTCTCTTTGAACAACTGTGCCGCACACTACACTCCCAATGCCGGAGACAAGACGGTGTTGGACTACAATGATGTGATGAAGGTCGATTTCGGTGTCCATGTCAACGGATGCATTATCGATTGTGCCTTCACTCAAACTTTCAACCCTAGGTACGACCCATTGAAAGAGGCAGTCAAAGAGGCCACAAATGCCGGTATCGATGCCGCCGGAATCGATGTCAGGCTTACCGATATCGGTGAGGCTGTTGAGGAGGTGATGGAATCACACGAAGTCGAGCTTGACGGACACACTTATCCTATAAAGTGCATCCGGAACTTGAACGGTCACAATATTCTTCCATACAGGATTCATGGCGGTGTCTCCATCCCTATCGTGAAGAACGGCGACAACACAAAGCTTGAGGAGGGCCAGACTATTGCCATTGAGACGTTCGGCTCTACTGGTAAAGGTTATGTTGACTATACTAACGGTGAAGTTTCTCATTACATGAAGAATGCCGAGCCTCCAGCCAACGCACCAATCAGACTTGCCCGGGCTCGCCAGTTGCTGCACACCATCAACAAGAATTTCGGCACGATTCCTTTCTGCAGAAGATACTTGGACAGACTTGGAGAGGACAAGTACTTGCTGGCTTTGAGACAGTTGGTCAAAGTTGGACTTGTCACAGAGCACCCACCTCTTTACGATTCAAGGGGCTCTTACAGTGCTCAGTTTGAGCACACTTTATTGCTACATCCAACCAGAAAAGAGGTTGTGTCAAGAGGTGACGACTACTAA
- a CDS encoding uncharacterized protein (BUSCO:EOG09260Y2Q) — translation MILDETTTIARIPDFEVGQNVFLAAHDDSEVVPKILAKIKEKDMAPYYKYLHDDLKLQNLEWDQSLYDEMTANNNKKVKELKDEIEKLNDEDEGEIEILKKWIQLAEYYASIGDKDETVATIDKTIKLAPSTGSKIDLYLTVSRVGFFYDDKPFTKQYLDKANGLIEKGGDWERRNRYKTYMGIYLMSTRKFSEAAKLLIDCLSTFTSTELATYEEVAQYSLICGSVALSRPDLKKKLLESPEILSINSTSEKLTPVYKLIESLHSCEYQSFFPMLLRTSKEILTKNKYLYPHANYYMRELRCRAYSQLLESYKSISIKSMANSFGVSVEFLDADLCKFIPSKRLNCVIDRINGVIETNRVDNKNAQYHLLIKNGDALLTKLQKYGAAVRLSGAEKV, via the coding sequence ATGATTCTTGACGAAACGACTACAATTGCTAGAATTCCAGACTTCGAAGTTGGCCAAAATGTGTTTCTTGCAGCACATGACGATTCAGAAGTTGTTCCCAAGATTCTtgcaaaaataaaggaaaaagacaTGGCACCATATTACAAATACCTTCATGATGACCTCAAACTACAAAATCTCGAATGGGATCAGTCGCTGTATGACGAGATGACAgcaaacaacaacaaaaaggtGAAAGAACTCAAGGATGAGATCGAGAAACTcaatgatgaggatgagggCGAAATAGAGATCTTGAAGAAATGGATCCAGCTTGCTGAGTATTACGCTTCTATTGGAGACAAGGATGAAACGGTTGCCACGATTGATAAAACTATAAAGTTGGCACCATCAACTGGTTCAAAAATTGATCTATATCTCACAGTTTCTCGTGTTGGTTTCTTTTATGACGACAAGCCATTCACAAAACAGTACTTGGACAAGGCCAACGGACTTATCGAGAAGGGCGGAGATTGGGAGAGGAGAAACAGATACAAGACTTACATGGGAATATATCTAATGTCAACCAGGAAGTTTTCGGAAGCTGCGAAATTGTTGATTGACTGTCTTTCAACTTTTACGTCGACTGAACTTGCCACGTATGAAGAGGTGGCGCAGTACTCTTTAATATGCGGGTCGGTTGCTCTCAGCCGGCCCgacttgaagaagaagcttctTGAATCACCGGAGATTCTTTCAATTAACTCGACATCCGAGAAGTTGACTCCTGTCTACAAGTTGATCGAATCTTTGCACTCGTGCGAGTATCAGAGCTTTTTCCCAATGCTCTTGAGAACCAGTAAAGAGATTTTGACGAAAAACAAGTACTTGTATCCCCATGCAAATTACTACATGCGTGAATTGCGATGCAGGGCATACTCGCAACTTTTGGAGAGTTACAAGTCGATATCCATAAAGTCCATGGCCAACTCGTTTGGTGTGTCTGTGGAATTTTTGGATGCCGATCTCTGCAAGTTTATTCCTTCCAAGAGACTCAACTGTGTCATAGATCGCATTAATGGGGTTATCGAGACCAACCGGGTTGACAACAAAAATGCACAGTATCATTTGCTTATCAAGAATGGAGATGCACTCTTGAcaaaattacaaaaataCGGCGCAGCGGTTCGTCTTAGTGGTGCAGAGAAGGTTTGA